From the Paenibacillus tianjinensis genome, the window CCGAGAGCGGGAGGTAAGCGCTGGTCAAGCCTTTCGCCATGGTTACGATATCCGGCTTGATCCCGAAATTCTGATGGCCGAATTTACGCCCGGACCGCCCGAAGCCGCAGATTACCTCGTCAATAATCAGCAGCACACCGTGCTTCCGGCAGATTTCCTGCACCCGGTCCAGATACACCTGGTGCGGCACGATCACACCACCGCCGGTAATGACCGGCTCCATAATAACGGCTGCAACCGTCTCAACGCCTTCCCAGACGATAGTATCCTCAATCGCCTGCGCACATTGGAGGTTGAATTCCTCTACAGTCATGCCTGCGGGACGGCGGTAGCTGTCCGGCGGAGCAACATGCAGGAACCCGGCAACCAGCGGCTCATATTTATACTTGCGCTGCGCCTGGCCTGTCGCCGACAGCGCCCCGAGCGAGCTGCCGTGATAGCCGCGGTAGCGGGCAATGAATTTATGCCGGTAATGCTGGCCGATCTGCTGCTGGTACTGACGCGCTATTTTGAAGGCTGCCTCGTTCGCTTCCGATCCGCTGTTGGAGAAGAAGATCACATAATCACCCTCCAGCCATTCGTTCAGCTTCTCGGCGAGCGCGATAGCCGGCATATGGCTCTGGGTCAGCGGAAAATACGGCAGGCTTAGCAGCTGATTGTAGGCCGCCTCGGCCAGCTCCTTGCGTCCATATCCGACATTTACACACCATAGTCCGGACATGCCATCCAAAAATTTGTTTCCATCGATATCGGTAACCCAGGATCCGCTGGCTGAAGCTGCGATCATCGGCGGATTCGCCTCGCTGTAAGGTGTAATGTTATGCCATAAATACTGCTGATCCTTCTTGATGGCCGCTTCACTCTCTTTGCCCAGGCTCTGCATGGCAACTCTCTCCTCTCGATATTCCAGTTTATTTAACATGCATCTGATGCGGCTAATAGCGTGCAGTAATCATCTTCTTGCGGGTATAGAATTCAACACCGTCACGGCCGTTCGCGTGCAGGTCTCCATAGAACGATTTCTTGTAGCCGGAGAACGGGAAAAAGGCCATTGGTGCCGGCACGCCGAGATTCACGCCCAGCATTCCCGCATCAATCTCTTCCCGGAACTCGCGGATCGCCCGGGCACTGTCTGTATACAGGCAGGCACCATTGGCAAACGGCGAGCGGTTCGTAACCTCAATCGCTTCGGCGAGATCCTTCACACGTACGACCGACAGCAACGGAGCAAAAATCTCATCCTGCCAGATCTTCATTCCCGGCTGTACACGGTCGAAGATGGTCGGGCCGAGGAAATAACCTGCACCGGAGACCGCGCTGTCCTTCCGGCCGTCGCGCACCAGCTCCGCCTGCTCCGTGAGTCCCGTTTCGATATAGGCAATCGTCCGTTCCTTATTCAACTGGCGGATAACCGGACCCAGGAAGACACCGTCCTCCTTGCCGTTCCCGATCTTAAGTCCGTCAGCAGCCTCTACCAGGCGGCTTACCAGCTCATCCGCGATTTCCTCATGCACAACCACTACGGAGCAGGCCATGCAGCGCTCGCCCGCCGAGCCGAATGCCGCAGCGGTAATATTCTTGACCGCGTTATCGAGGTCTGCGTCAGGAAGCACAATGGAGTGATTCTTAGCTCCGGCCAGAGCCTGCACCCGCTTGCCGTGGGCCGTTCCCTGCTTATATACATATTCCGCCACCGGCTGCGAGCCGACGAAGGAAATCGCCTTCACTTCTTCATGCTCCAGCAGCCCGTTTACCACCTCATGTGCACCGTGCACCACATTCAGTACACCCGGCGGAAACCCGGATTCCGCAAACAGCTCAGCCAGCCGGTTGACCAGCAGCGGCGTCCGCTCGGAAGGCTTCAGGACAAAGGTATTGCCGCAGGCGATGGCCAGCGGAAACATCCAGCAGGGCACCATCATCGGGAAGTTGAATGGCGCAATCCCGCCGATAACCCCCAGCGGATAGCGGTACATCCCCGATTCAATTCCGGTAGCAATGTCCGGCAGCTGGCTGCCCATCATCAGTGTCGGAATGCCGGAGGCAAATTCCACACACTCGATGCCGCGCTGCACTTCGCCCAGCGCCTCCTCCAGGCTTTTGCCGTTCTCGAGTGTGATCAGCTCTGCCAGCTCATTCCAGTGCTGCACCAGGAGCTGCTGGTACTGGAAGAAATAGCGGGCCCGCCGCGGAACGGCCACCTTTTTCCACGATTTAAAAGCCAGCGCCGCTACCTGTACCGCATCATCCAGCTCTTCCTTACTCGAAATCGGAACGTAAGCGATTACCTCACCGGTCGCCGGATTATACACTTCCTCCTCTTTCCCGGAGCGCGATTCCACCCAAGTGCCGTTTACATAATTCTTAACCTTCCCGGCCTGCCCTACTAGCAAGGACATCCCCTTCACCTCTTTCATCATCTGAGTTGCCGATTATAATAGATGACCGCCACATCCGGCGGTCATCTATTAGGAATATGAGAGAAAACCTTTATTTTGCCGCCATCTCTACAATTTCGTTCGTATAGGCTTCATCCACTTTGGAGGCTTCTTTGATTACACCGAACTTAAGTGCGATATCCGCGGTCTGCTGGAAGGCTGCAGCATCGGTATAACCCATTTTGGCAGCATCAAAGCCTTCCGGCTGAATCAGCTTGGCAACCTCAGTCATCATCGTCAGCTGATGCTCACGGGTGGTACTGCCTTCCTCTGCCAGCTTCATCACGCTGTCTACAGCCGCTTCAGGGTCAGCGATAGCGTCTTTCCAGCCCTTAAGGGAAGCGCGGACGAACTTGGCTGCCGTTTCCTTGTTCTCTGCCAGCCATTCTTTGTTGGCAAACAGATTGTCTTCCAGCATCGCCACGCCCTCGTCATTCATGTCGATAACATTCAGGTCTTCCGCCTTGATGCCCGACTCCAGCACCACCTGATATTCGTTGTAGGTCATCGCCGAAGCAGCGTCAATCTCACCGCCAAGGAACTGGTCCATCGTGAAGCCCTGCTTCGTGAAGTTCAGATCCTTATTCGAATCCAGTTTGTACTTATCAAACAATGCCAGAATCTCAAACTCATTGCCGCCCATCCAGTTGCCGACCTTCTTGCCCTTCAGGTCAGCCGGTCCGCTGATTCCTGCATCCTTCTTGGAGACCAGAACAAGTCCGCTCTTCTGGAAGATTTGCGCGATCTGCACCAGCGGCATTTCCTGCTCCTGGCTGGTCAACAGGCTCGCGACCCAGTCCACACCGATATCTGCCGATCCGCCGGCCACCTGCTGCTCCGGTACGATATCCGGTCCGCCCGGCAGAATCTCTACCTTAAGCCCTTCCTCTGCGTAATATCCTTTATCCTGTGCCAGGAAATAACCGGCGAACTGTGCCTGCGGCACCCACTTCAGCTGCAACTTCACTGTTACCGGGTCTGCAGCCGGTTCTGTTGTTGCCGCCGTCTCCGGTGATGCAGATGCCTCTGTTCCCGCCGTTGCTTCTGCTGCAGACGTATTATTGTTGTTCCCGCCACAGCCTGCCAGCAAAGAGAGGACCATGATCATTACCGCCAGCAGCAGCCCGCCACGAAATTTGCCTTTTTTCCCGTTCATCAAGTGCAACTCCCCCTACCAATTTGAGTTTGTAGTCCTGCAAAAGCACAGCATGGTTACCGTCGTGGTGACTCTATGCATACGGCCCGCGGTCAGGTTCTCTATTTCCCCTCACGCGATAGTCCGGATGTAATGGAATAAGGGTGTTACGAACGCTGGGAGCTATGCCATTTGATGAATACCTTCTCCAGCCGTTCAACCATCAGGTAAAAGAGGACTCCGGCAATCGCCGCCAGCACAATACACGACCAGCCCAGCGGCATCTTCGCCACCTTGATCGAATTGGAGAGCAGGTAGCCGAGCCCTCTTGAGGAGAAGAAAAACTCCCCCACTATCGCTCCGATCATACTGGCAGTAGCGTTGATCTTCAGTGCTGTGAACACATACGGCAGACTGTTCTGGATCCGCAGATAGCGGAACACTGCGGGCTTGCCGGCGGCATAGGAATGCATCAGATCCAGCGCCAGCGGGTCCACAGCCGCCATACCCTTATAGGCATTGATCGCCATCGCCGCCATCGTGGTCGCGGTAACAATCGCGGCCCGTGAGCCGATGCCGTCACCGAACCACAGATTCATAATCGGAGCGAGCGCCACAATCGGCACCGCGTTGAGCGCAGCCACAAGAGTCAGGCTGCCACCGCCCCAGCGGGGCCAGGCGGTGGCGGCCAGGGCAATCAGGAAGCCGCAGGCCGAACCGATCAGCATTCCCACTACCGCTTCGGTCAAGGTATAGCCGGTATAAGACAGCAGCAGGCTGTAATTCTCCCTCATCGCTTCCCAAATGGCTGAAGGCAGCGGGAGCTGATACTTTTTCAGGTCAAACAGCTTATGAAACACCTGATACTCCCAGAGGAGCAGGAACAGCACTCCAGCCAGCAGAGGGAGAATCACACCAGGGTTAAACCATTTCAAAAGGCGCCGTTTGCCTTTTTGCTTCTGCGGACCGGAGGATACACTATTTCTCGTTGTTATCAGAGAAGGCGGCGCCTCTTCAGTTCCGGCAGCAGTGATATATGAGGGTTCACGCACAGAGTTACTTCCCATCAGCGGTCCCCTCCCTTCGGACGAAACTCCGGCTGCCATGGCGCTACTAACCGTTCAATTAGAGTCATCAGCCAATAGCTGGCGATGCCAAGCAGCGCCCCGACCAGCACCGTAGACCAGAACATATAGGTATGGGACGGACCGTAATAAAGATTACGCAGCATAATCACACCGATGCCGTGCTGGGCCCCCATCAGCTCCACCAGAATCGCTCCGGTTACGGCCAGGGGGGCAGCGATTTTGAGGCCGCTGAACAGTCCGGGCAGTGCAGCCGGAAAGCGCAGCTTCCAGTACACAGCCCAAGGCTTGGCGGCGTAGGAGTGCATCAGTTCAACTGCCGAAAGATCCACACTGCGCAGACCGCGCAGCATATTCAGGGCAACCGGGAAAAAGGTAATGTAGCCGGAGATAATAATCCGTGACACCTGTTCATCCCGCACAATCCCATAGATGATCGGGGCAAGCCCTAGGATCGGAATCATCTGTGAGGCAACGGCATAAGGGAAGGCGAGCTGTTCAATCGTCCTGGACAGGCTCATCAGTACAGCGAGGAGCACGCCGGCTGCGGCACCAATCAGAAATCCGATACCGGCATTACCAAAGGTCGCCCCCCCTTCCCTGAGCAGCGTGCCGCTGTACTTCCACAAGGTCGTAGCCACTTCATGCACATATGGCAGCTTGGATTGGGCCAGCGGCGTTTTGGCCACATGAAGCAGCATCCAGGAGACTGCCTCCCATACAACCAGTAGGCCGAAGATCCAGACGAGCAGCGGCAGAACACGGCTGCGCATAATCGGGCTGTTCCCCTTCATTCGCTACACCCCTTCGAAACTGTCGCGGATACGGGCGATCAGTTCAAAAAACTGCGGGCTGTTTCTCATCTCAGCTGTGCGCGGACGCGGCAGCGGGATATCCACGATGGCAGACAGTCTGCCCGGATGCGGGGAGAGAACGAAGACCCGGTCAGAGAGGAAAATCGATTCGGGGATACTGTGGGTTACAAAAACGATCGTGCTCTGCACCTTACTCCAGACGGATAGCAGCTCCTCATTCAGGCGCTCCCGGGTAAACTCATCCAGCGCGGAGAACGGCTCATCCATCAGCAGAATCTCCGGCTCCATCGAAAGCGCACGGGCGATAGCGACGCGCTGCTGCATACCGCCACTGAGCTGCCAGGGATATTTATCGGCGAACCCCTGCAGACCTACAAGATCCAGTAGCTCCAGCGCCTTGTCCTCGCGGACCGATTTCTTGACACCCATCAGCTCAAGCGGCAATGTAATGTTATGCTTCACCTTACGCCAGTCATAGAGCACAGGGCTTTGAAAAACAATTCCATACTTTTGCGCCAGTCTGGCCTCCTTGGCACTCTTGCCTGCCACCGTGACATTGCCGGCTGTTGGTGTCAGGAGATCTGCCATCAATCTGAGCAATGTCGTTTTACCGCATCCGGAGGGACCCAGTAAAGAAACGAACTCGCCTTTGGCAATATCCAGGCTTACCTGATGCAGCGCGAGCACATCCGCAGTCTCCGTTTGATAGCGCATTTCCACATTTTCCAGCAGTATTTCAGGAATTTTCGTCGCTACAAGTGACATGTCCAGCTCCCCCTTCATCCCTGAATCGGATTATTTTATGTTAAATAACATAACATATTTAAGTTTAAAATGATGATAACATCCTTACGGTGTAGGATTAACTAACATGTTACACTTTGCTTCCCGGACACTCACTAGACAAAAAGTAAAATTGCACCTGCTAAATTCCGTCACTTTGTCTAGCCGCCGGCTATTATTGTCACGGATTGCGAAGTGTGCCGATAAAGAGAGAGCGGGCATGACCGTTTTCACCTGAACCCGCCGGGCTAACGGATATCTTTGAAACCTGAATGTTATCCCTTTAAAACTGTGATAATATTTATTCATATATCCTTGCTAAAACAGGAGACCCTTTACCGATGCTAAATGTACAGAATAATGCCCCATGGTTATCTAAGGCACTCTTTCCGGCCCCGGACCCTGCATCTGATGATCATCCTGCTTGGAGGAACATCACATGGGCTCTTTGATTTCAAACTATATTGTCGTCGTTTCCATATCCGGTGTACTGAGCGTACTCCTTGGCCTGTTTGCTTATTATAAGAAGACCGATTTCGCGGGAATTAAGCCGTTTATTTACAGCTCCTTCTTTTCAGCGGTCTATACGTTCGGCTTTGCACTGGAGCTGTCGGGCAGCACCATGGGGGAAATCGGGTTCTGGATCAAAGTAGAGTATCTGGGCATGCCCTTTATTGCGCCTTCCAGCCTGATTATGATCATGTACTTCGTGGGACTGGAGCGTTTAATTAATAAAAAGCTGCTGACTCTGCTGTTTTCCATTCCCTGCATCTCTGTACTGCTCGTATGGACCAATGAGTCTCATCATTTGTTCTACCAGTCGATGCTGTTCCGGGAAAATGCCCCCACTCCGCTGGTTGATGTTGTGATGGGTCCCTGGTATATCGTGCAGGGCAGCATGACCTTCGGATGTATGCTGGCCGGAATGTGCCTGATTCTCTGGCAGTGGAACCGGATGAAGCGGGTCTACCGGAGGCAGATGATCACGATCTTTATCGGGCAGTTCCTTCCGGCTCTCGGCGCATTCCTCTACCTGATAGACCAGACTCCCTACGGCATGGATCCCGTGCCGATTATCATGAGCATAACTTCAACGCTGTATATTTGGGCCATTCTCTCCCGGGGGATGCTGACTGCGGCTCCCATTGCCCGAGAGAATCTGTTCGAGAGCATGCGTGACGGAGTGCTGGTCACCGACCGTTCCGATATGCTGATCGACTACAACCGGGCTGCTACCGAAATGCTGGAGGGCCTGGACTCCTCGGCCATCGGGCATCCTTTGGCCAAGCTGTTTCTTCCTGCCGGCAAAGAAGCCGTGGATTATGTAATGAATGCGGACCCACTGCTGAGTGAGGAGCGTGAGCTGGCCTGGAATTTAGGCGGCAGCACTTGTTATTATCAGGTCCGCTCCTCTCCGGTACTGAAGAAGGACGGCAGCCTGGCCGGGCGGATGATCATGCTGATCGACGTGACCGAACGGACTCTGCTCCAGGAGAAGCTGCAGCAGCTTGCCACCATTGACAGTCTTACCGGTATTTATAACCGTACCTTTTTCATGGAACAGAGCCGTACGCTGCTGGAAGAGGCCTCCGTGAATCAGATCCCGCTCTCGATTATTTTGCTGGACATCGACTTCTTCAAAAATATCAATGACCGTTATGGCCACCAGTATGGCGACATGGCGCTCCAGCATATCGTAGGTGTATGCCGCAGACATACCCGTGAAGGGGATGTATTCGGGCGCTACGGAGGCGAGGAATTCGTGATGTGTCTGCCCGACACTTCGCTCCAGCAGGCGGCTTTATTATCGGAGGCGATCCGTAATGATATTGAGCGCAGCGCATTTTATACACTGTCAGGACCCATCAATGTAACAGCCAGCTTCGGGGTGGCCGAGGCCGGCCGGGAGAATATCTCCCTGGAAGAGCTGCTCTCCGAAGCCGATCATGCCCTGTACACTTCCAAGCGCAACGGAAGAAATGCCGTTCACCTGTCCAGCGGAGCAGCTATTACCCACTTCAATCCGCTATAGCTGTTACTGAAATTACGCCGGACAGCCCCGTTCCATTGGAACCGGGGCTGTCCGTATTTATATATGTTGCCTGCAAATCCCTTGCATCTGTTTACTTCGGTCCGGCCATGAAATAGTCCACGCCCTGCAGCAAATCCCGGGGCAGCTCCTCAAGCTTCAGGTAATTCTTCATTTCCAGCACTACCCGTTCACGGTTGTGTCCGAACACATCCACCAGCCGGGCCAGACGTTCCCATGGCGCCAGATCGGCACGGAAATCCGGTTCATTCATCGGAATCCCATGCGATTCCACGAACCATTCCGCCCCGAAGCCATAGGTTATTTCAAGCAGTCTGAGAAAGCCGGTGCTGCTGTACTTATACGGGCCGCCATAAATGGACGGGCCCAGCGCATCTCCCAGGAATAGAACCTTGTCCTCTTGAACATAGAGCACGCAGGAGTCTGCCGAGTGATCACCGCCGACATGGGTCAGCACACAAGTCACTCCCCCGAGATCAATAGTGATCCTTCCGGTGAACACAATATCCGGTTCCCTGACGTTAACCTCCCTTGAATCACCATATTCCAGACGGATATGCTGTGCACTGTCCTCACTGATGGTACCCGCCTGCACAAGCTCAGCCATTGCTTCATCCGACCACCCCCGCCCGCTCAGAGCAGCCAGTGCTTCTGCGGTTTCCTTATGGGCAATCGCCGGAATCCCCCAAGCACCCGTACCGAAGCTGTGATCCCAATGCCAGTGCGTCAGCACCAGCATATCCGGCAGCCGGCAGCCGCGCCGCTCCAGCTCCTCGCGGAATAGCCCGGCATGGGCAGGCGAAGCGCCTGCATCCATTAAAAGCGTCCGCCGCTCTCCCGTAATTGCCGCCAGCACCGGACGGTCGGTTGCATGCTCCGCGTGCATAATCAGAATATGCGGACTAATCTGCTCGAATTTATGCTCCATTCCCAGCATCCTCCTGTGCAATCAATCAACATGAATTAAGGCAGGCCGGCAAAGTATATCCCGTCATTCTTTTGGCGATAACAGCACCCATAGCGATATCTCCGGAACAGGCATGCTTGCAGCCGCTTTATCTCTCCATGTTGCATCAAATGGACGTATTAATCAACTGCAGTTGTTTGCGACAGCAGGGTTTAAGTTTAATAGAGGTTAGTTAATCTAAATCGGCCCTGTGTACGGGACAGCCGATAAGGAGGATTTTGCGATGATCAAGATCGGGCTAACCGGTTTCGGGGACCATGAAGAGCTTTACGGCAAAATCAAACCGGCCGAGCGTCTGCCTGCATACAGCGCACATTTTCCCATCGTGGAAATCGACAGTTCCTTTTATGCTGTGCAGCCGGTCAAAAATTACGTGAAATGGGTCAGCCAGACCCCCGATGAATTCAAATTTATCGTTAAAGCCTACCAGGGGATGACCGGGCACCTGCGCAGAAAAAAGAATTATTACGATACGCCAGGAGAAATGTACGAGGCCTTCCACACCTCCATTGCCCCGGTAAAAACAGCCGGGAAGCTGGCGATGGCTCTCTTCCAATTCCCTCCATGGTTCGATTGCACCAAGGAAAACGTGGAATTTCTCCGCGAGGCCAAGGAACGGATGCTGGATGTCCCGGCTGCAGTCGAGTTCCGCAATGAATCCTGGTACAGTCCGGAAATGCGCGATAAAACGCTGGGTTTTCTTACCCGGGAAGGCTGGATTCATACCGTAGCCGACGAGCCTCAGGCAGGATCGGGCTCCATTCCGGTTGTGCCAGTAGCGACTACACCGGATATTACCTATGTCCGTCTGCACGGCCGCAATACCCAAGGCTGGAATCAGAGCAGCCACCCCGACTGGCGTAAGCTGCGTTATTTGTACCGCTACAGCACAGAAGAACTGACAGAGTGGCGTGAACGGCTGCGGGAGCTGGAAAAAACATGCCGGGAGCTGTATGTGGTCTTCAATAATAATTCCGCCGGGGATGCCACACCCAATGCCAAAGAATTACAGGCATTACTGGGAATTGACGGCGGCCTGGCACCGCTTCAGTTAGACTTATTCAACTAGGCCCCGCTAGACCTAAGTTCTACATATATCTCTTTTACTCCTTGGCAACGCATTGAACCACCAAAAATCACTATTCAGCACTTGAATTTATAGGGAGGCAAAAAGGGAATGAAGAGAAATCATACGATGATGCAGTTTTTTGAATGGCATGTTGCGGCAGACGGGCAGCACTGGAAGAGGCTGGCGGAGATGGCGCCGGAGCTGAAGGCCAGCTTTATTGACTCCGTCTGGGTTCCGCCTGTAACGAAGGCCATTACGCCGGAAGACACAGGTTATGGGGTGTATGATTTGTATGACCTCGGTGAGTTTGATCAAAAAGGAGCGGTCCGTACGAAATACGGCACCAAGCAAGAGCTGGTCGAAGCCATTGCCGAGTGCTTGAAGAACGGCATTGCCGTATATGTCGATCTCGTGATGAATCATAAAGCAGGCGCAGACGAGACGGAGGTCTTTGAGGTCATAGAGGTGGACCCGAACGACCGCAACAAGGAAATCTCAGCCCCCTTCGAGATTGAGGGCTGGACCAAGTTCACTTTTCCGGGGCGCGGGGACGAGTATTCCTCCTTCAAATGGGACCATACCCATTTCAACGGTACCGATTTCGATGCGAAGGAAGGCCGGACCGGAGTATTCCGGATCAACGGGGAGAACAAAGCCTGGAACCAGAACGTAGACGACGAGTTCGGCAACTATGATTACCTGATGTTCGCCAATATCGATTACAGCCACGAGGATGTCAGACGAGAGATGCTGGATTGGGGAAAATGGCTGGTCGATACGCTGCAGTGCAGCGGCTACCGCCTCGACGCCATCAAGCATATCAACCATGAATTCATTAAGGAATTCGCCAAGGAAATGGGTAAAAAACGCGGTGAGGATTTCTACATTGTCGGCGAATTCTGGAATGACAATCTGGAGGCGTGCCGTGAATTCCTCAATACGGTAGATTATCAGATCGACCTGTTCGATGTGTCGCTGCACTATAAGCTTTACTCGGCGTCATTGGGCGGCAGGGATTTCGATCTGACGCATATTTTTGATGACACGCTTGTCCAGACCCATCCCGCTAATGCGGTAACCTTCGTAGATAACCATGATTCACAGCCCCACGAGGCGCTGGAGTCCTGGGTTGGCGACTGGTTTAAGCAGAGCGCCTACGCCCTGATCCTCCTGCGGCGGGACGGGTATCCGGTGGTCTTCTACGGTGATTATTACGGAATCGGCGGGCCGGTTCCGGTGGACGGCAAAAAAGCGGCCATCGATCCGCTGCTGTACACCCGCTATCACAAGGCCTACGGCGAACAGGATGATTATTTCGACCATCCCAACACGATCGGCTGGGTGCGGCGCGGCGTGGAGGAGCTTCCGGGCTCGGGCTGTGCGGTGATCATCTCCAATGGGGACAACGGCGAGAAACGGATGTTCGTGGGTGAAGAGCGTGCCGGGGAAGTCTGGGAGGATTTCACCCATAACCGCGAAGATCAGGTGACGATTGGCGGGGATGGCTGGGCTGTGTTTCCGGTGAACGGCGGCAGCGTATCCGTCTGGGCCCTGCCGGACGAAGAGAATACGGACCGGGAAGAGGCTCCCGCAAGCGGAGAGGACGCGTCATAAGCAAGAAGAAACGGCTTGGCCGTTACGTAAATCATATTTCAAAAAAAGAGGGGAACCTCTGCCGCGCAGGCAGAGGTTCCCCTCTTTGCTGTTGCCGGGATCAGCGGCTGAGCGGCGGATGCTCGCCCTCGGCCCATCCCCCGTTATCACTGTTCAGAATACGTTCCATCGGATACACCTGACGCACGGCGGTTACGACACCTGCGCATAACACGGCTTTGATCAGATCCCCCGGAATGAACGGCCACATGCCTGCAGTTAACGCTTTGGTGAGGGAATCCATGCCTGTGGAATGCGCCAGCCACCATACCCCTCCGGGATAGACAAGCAGCGCGCCAAACAGGAAATTGGCGGTAAGCAGCTTAGGAAACGTATATTTATTCTGCTGTGTGCGCTCGGCGCACAGGCCAATCAGGAAAGCTGCAAACGGCCAGGATAAAATATAGCCTGCTGTCGGCCCGACCAGCACGGCCATCCCTCCGCTGCCGCCCAGCACCGGGAATCCGGCGGCGGCCAGACCAATGACAATCAGCACCGCCAAGGTGCCGTAGCGTGCTCCAAGAATAGCGCCTGCCAGCATGACAGCCAGTGTCTGCAGCGTAATCGGCACAGCCGAAAAAGGCAGGTAAATTTTAAAAAAGCTGAGTGCGATCATGACTCCGGCAAACAATGCGCTGAATATCAGGCCGCGAGTCGTCCACTTTTTCATTTGTAGCAGTCCCCCCATTTTTTTAGGAACACTATACCATCCCGCTCCTTATACATCAATCTCTAATCTCTGATATAATCAAGAGCAATTGTGCATTAACACTGTCAGGGAAGCAGGTAGGATTGATGATTACGGCGCAAAATTTATCTTTGTTCTTCCGGGACGGCCAGTACAGGCTGCCGGTATTGCAGGGAATTTCCATCCCTATTGAACGCGGCGAATGGGTCGCGCTTACCGGGGCAAACGGCTGCGGCAAATCGTCTCTGATCCGTCTGTTCAACGGCCTGAATATTCCGGCCGGAGGCAGCTTAACCGCAGCCGGACTTGATCTGCGTTCACCGGAGAACCGCACTGCGGTCAAGCAGCATATTCAGCTTGTATTCCAGAATCCCGAGGCCCAGAACGTGGGCTCTACCCCTTACGAGGACGTAGCCTTCGGCCTGGAGAACCGGGGGTTATCCCCAGACGAGATGGCGAAGCGGATCAGCCGGGTCCTGCAGCAGGTGGGGCTGGCGCATAAATCGGAAACCGATATCTCCGCCCTGTCCGGCGGGGAACGGCAGCGTCTGGCGGTAGCCTGCTGT encodes:
- a CDS encoding histidine kinase N-terminal 7TM domain-containing diguanylate cyclase, which codes for MGSLISNYIVVVSISGVLSVLLGLFAYYKKTDFAGIKPFIYSSFFSAVYTFGFALELSGSTMGEIGFWIKVEYLGMPFIAPSSLIMIMYFVGLERLINKKLLTLLFSIPCISVLLVWTNESHHLFYQSMLFRENAPTPLVDVVMGPWYIVQGSMTFGCMLAGMCLILWQWNRMKRVYRRQMITIFIGQFLPALGAFLYLIDQTPYGMDPVPIIMSITSTLYIWAILSRGMLTAAPIARENLFESMRDGVLVTDRSDMLIDYNRAATEMLEGLDSSAIGHPLAKLFLPAGKEAVDYVMNADPLLSEERELAWNLGGSTCYYQVRSSPVLKKDGSLAGRMIMLIDVTERTLLQEKLQQLATIDSLTGIYNRTFFMEQSRTLLEEASVNQIPLSIILLDIDFFKNINDRYGHQYGDMALQHIVGVCRRHTREGDVFGRYGGEEFVMCLPDTSLQQAALLSEAIRNDIERSAFYTLSGPINVTASFGVAEAGRENISLEELLSEADHALYTSKRNGRNAVHLSSGAAITHFNPL
- a CDS encoding MBL fold metallo-hydrolase; translated protein: MEHKFEQISPHILIMHAEHATDRPVLAAITGERRTLLMDAGASPAHAGLFREELERRGCRLPDMLVLTHWHWDHSFGTGAWGIPAIAHKETAEALAALSGRGWSDEAMAELVQAGTISEDSAQHIRLEYGDSREVNVREPDIVFTGRITIDLGGVTCVLTHVGGDHSADSCVLYVQEDKVLFLGDALGPSIYGGPYKYSSTGFLRLLEITYGFGAEWFVESHGIPMNEPDFRADLAPWERLARLVDVFGHNRERVVLEMKNYLKLEELPRDLLQGVDYFMAGPK
- a CDS encoding DUF72 domain-containing protein, whose translation is MIKIGLTGFGDHEELYGKIKPAERLPAYSAHFPIVEIDSSFYAVQPVKNYVKWVSQTPDEFKFIVKAYQGMTGHLRRKKNYYDTPGEMYEAFHTSIAPVKTAGKLAMALFQFPPWFDCTKENVEFLREAKERMLDVPAAVEFRNESWYSPEMRDKTLGFLTREGWIHTVADEPQAGSGSIPVVPVATTPDITYVRLHGRNTQGWNQSSHPDWRKLRYLYRYSTEELTEWRERLRELEKTCRELYVVFNNNSAGDATPNAKELQALLGIDGGLAPLQLDLFN
- a CDS encoding alpha-amylase yields the protein MKRNHTMMQFFEWHVAADGQHWKRLAEMAPELKASFIDSVWVPPVTKAITPEDTGYGVYDLYDLGEFDQKGAVRTKYGTKQELVEAIAECLKNGIAVYVDLVMNHKAGADETEVFEVIEVDPNDRNKEISAPFEIEGWTKFTFPGRGDEYSSFKWDHTHFNGTDFDAKEGRTGVFRINGENKAWNQNVDDEFGNYDYLMFANIDYSHEDVRREMLDWGKWLVDTLQCSGYRLDAIKHINHEFIKEFAKEMGKKRGEDFYIVGEFWNDNLEACREFLNTVDYQIDLFDVSLHYKLYSASLGGRDFDLTHIFDDTLVQTHPANAVTFVDNHDSQPHEALESWVGDWFKQSAYALILLRRDGYPVVFYGDYYGIGGPVPVDGKKAAIDPLLYTRYHKAYGEQDDYFDHPNTIGWVRRGVEELPGSGCAVIISNGDNGEKRMFVGEERAGEVWEDFTHNREDQVTIGGDGWAVFPVNGGSVSVWALPDEENTDREEAPASGEDAS
- a CDS encoding biotin transporter BioY, producing the protein MKKWTTRGLIFSALFAGVMIALSFFKIYLPFSAVPITLQTLAVMLAGAILGARYGTLAVLIVIGLAAAGFPVLGGSGGMAVLVGPTAGYILSWPFAAFLIGLCAERTQQNKYTFPKLLTANFLFGALLVYPGGVWWLAHSTGMDSLTKALTAGMWPFIPGDLIKAVLCAGVVTAVRQVYPMERILNSDNGGWAEGEHPPLSR
- a CDS encoding ATP-binding cassette domain-containing protein, translated to MITAQNLSLFFRDGQYRLPVLQGISIPIERGEWVALTGANGCGKSSLIRLFNGLNIPAGGSLTAAGLDLRSPENRTAVKQHIQLVFQNPEAQNVGSTPYEDVAFGLENRGLSPDEMAKRISRVLQQVGLAHKSETDISALSGGERQRLAVACCLALQAEMIIFDEATSMLDPAGRSDILELARNLWRQGTTILWVTQRVEELAESPRVAVMGQGTMLYDGDPRTLFYSSELPGQLGWEPAPVISIGRLLQAKGWPLRLLPLTEQELEAIL